TCTCTGTTGTCGTCTAATACAACCCTTTGCAACCTCTCTTTGCCCTCCCGCCTGCCTCACAACTTATTTCTCACTTCATCTACatctacatatacatatacattcaAGTAGtgtgcatttcttttttgattgttttcatttgcaaatcCCCTCGAGACTCCAAATTCCATCCAATTAGAAATTGCTCTGCATTTGTGCTTTTGCTTATGTTTCTTTCGCTTCTCTCTTCTTCGTCGCGCTGCGTTCATCTTTGCGTAGATCTTGAGGCCGAGGTGGGAGAGCAGCTCTTGAACGATATGAATCTTATGACCGAAGGTGTGCTTTACTAACCCAGCTAACCAATCAACGTAACTGGCAATCCAGtgagaataaaataataaatttgcacgttgtgcaaaaacttttcaattcaaaatatattgcaactCATAATGATTACGGTTCCTGAATTAAACTGCATTCAAAActgtaaaaatacttaaattaaatgctatCACTTGATTGCCCAGTGTTGCTTTGCAGcttgtaatattatttacctcatcttttattaaattatccGTACTTTGCAACTAATAAACACCTTTCGTCTCTTCACAGAGGTGGATGGCTCGCTGGGATTGGGCGAGCTGGCGCAACTGACGGTCAACAATGAGTCCGATGGTGCTTACGATGCGAATGCCAAGGACGGCACTGGCGGCAGTGCTGGCGGCGCTGGCTATCGCAAGACCTGGAATGCCAAGTACACGTTGCGTTCGCATTTCGATGGCGTGCGTTCGCTGATTTTCCATCCGGAGGAGCCAGTGCTAATCACGGCCTCCGAGGATAATACGCTCAAGCTGTGGAATCTACAGAAGACGGTGCAAGCCAAAAAGTCCGCTAGTCTCGATGTGGAGCCGCTGTACACGTTCCGTGCGCACACCGGACCAGTGCTGTGTCTCGGCATGTCCTCCAACGGTGAGACATGCTACTCTGGAGGCCTGGATGGCAACATCGAGTGCTGGCAGCTGCCATCGCCCAACATTGATCCCTACGACTGTTACGATCCCAATGTGCACTCCGGCACCCTCGAAGGTCACACGGACGCCGTCTGGGGTCTGACCACGATGCAGAACAACATTGTATCATGCTCGGCCGATGGCACAGTTAAACTATGGTCACCATACACCAAGGAGCCACTGTTGCGCACCTATACAGCTGCAGAGGCCGAGGGCGGGCCCTCGTCCGTGGACTTTGTGCGCAACGAGGTGGATCACATTGTGGTGGCCTATAATAGTGCCCATTGCATCATCTATGATACGGAGACAGGCAAACAGGTGATTAAACTGGAGGCGACTCAGGAAATGTCTGGCAACACGGGGAAGTTCATCAACAAGGTCGTCTCGCATCCGACACTGCCCATCACTATTACGGCGCACGAGGATCGTCATATACGATTTTGGGACAACACATCTGGCACACTGGTGCACTCGATGGTGGCGCATCTGGAGCCGGTCACATCACTGGCCGTCGATGCGCATGGATTGTATTTGCTATCTGGTTCGCATGATTGCTCTATTCGTTTGTGGAATCTGGACAATAAGACGTGTGTGCAAGAGATTACGGCACATCGCAAGAAGTTCGATGAGAGCATATTCGATGTGGCATTCCATGCCACCAAGCCCTACATAGCCAGCGCCGGTGCGGATGGTCTGGCCAAGGTGTTCGTTTAGACACTCAGAGCAAGCAGaaaagcagcgacaacaacagaagcgGCCAATgctccagcaacaacaacagatgtAGCATCTCCCCAGCTAAGCGATTACGAGTTCGagttaaataattatacatacatataaatacacttatatatatacatatactatacatttaaatctaattatacattatacaagagatgaacaacaacaaccacaagtAACACCCAGAAAAATACGGCAACAACATTGCTctattatacaacaaaaaaaggggaAAAATGAATCccataaataaatcacattAATTATGGCATTTTGAGCGCAATCATGTCGATAGTCGAGAAAGAGAAATCAAGCGCATGCTAAGAGCATGGCCACCATCATctaatcccaatcccaatatTTAAACACTCATTGTATTTGTtaacaaaagtgaaaagttcTTAAGCCTGCAGTCAGCTGCAAgtttaacaacattttcatcCAAGTAGTAGATGATGATTGCCAATCATAAcaatttagatttaatttaagcaatgATTGAGAACCTGCACAGCGATTGTGTCAATGGCCACCAAGAGTTGGAGAACGATGCTGCTCCTGTACATTTGATAtgcttatatatatacatacaacaatATAGATTTACCCCCATGGCTAACATTAATGACATTTTTCGTGTAATTGGCCACTCGCTGTGCAGGTTCGATTCGTCAGTCCAGAttgcagagagagaaagctgGCCAGGATTAAGCAGATTAAAATgtgtcctgctgctgctggacgGAAAGATTTACTCATCTAACAAAACACGTTTTacgtaatgattaatagacgATCAAATTTTGTAGTCTTAAGTGGCATACGTCgtaattatatatacacaaatacacacacaccatatacttatatatgcATCCCCCTTCCCTCTACCCATAACACAAATAACGTGCAAGTTGTAAATTAACATTAGAgaacgacgatgacgacgataaTGGTAATGATAACGATAATTGATTCTGATGATAAtgactattatttatttatcaataattGGAATGAGAAAGAGTGTAGCAAAGAGAAAAGCGAGATGTGTTACGAAAGTTATTACGTCGGGAATcacaaaaacacatacacacaaccaCGGAGAAAACTTTATTAAACACTAAGtgagaaaagaaaagtataaatgcttctatttctatataatttttcataCAAAGAATTGCTTAGGACAACAAAGATCCACTTTATACATACAGATCCAGatgatataaataataatgccgTTGAGCTATAACTGTATGCTaagctatttatttaatttatgcctAGTATTAAAcactaacaaaacaaatcaagaaaaaaaagaagaaaacgtAAAGAAAAACAGCGGCAACTGCTGATCCAATGGATTTCGTACACTTGTAGttgaataataacaaacaaaaaataaatataatatacatatatgtttagAATCGCTTAACGGTTCATAAAttgtaatcaaataaaacgTTGAAATGTGGACGTGAATGCCGAGCAACTCAATATTAGTTATagtattacaaattattattattataaaatcgTTGCGTTTCAAAATGCgactacaaaaaataaaaaaataaaaaaaaaactgaatataAACCCAAGTTGATATTcgataaacaattaaaagaaaatccacaacaaaaaaaaattaataacaataataaatcgATAGCGAttcttataaaaaattaaaagaaaatccTCTACTACCTATTCATTAATtatgtgtattttaatttgtactttAGTTGTTACAAATGAACATGCGatatcatatataaatatacacccacactcactcacacacatatatatatactgaaaCATGTAGATCTATATGACAATGGCGATTATGATAAAGCTACTACTAATGATGGTAAATTAtatacaacacaaaacaaaaaaaaatttacaaacgATTGATGCAGTGATGCgcatattatacatacataatacataaatctattgatttttaattttaattgtacatttttgatttttttattaccatgtatttttattttaaataaagttttacaAAATGAAACTGTGTCACATTTGGCCTTGAGAGATTTTTAAACACCAAGACAAATTCCTCCACTCCATTTCACATTgcgaatgcaataaaatacataGTTGGAGAAAACAAATTACAGAAAGCATTAAActcataatatatttgaaaacgTTGTAGACCAGCTGGCTCTTGTTTGCAACGGATCCAAAAATCATCTGAAAATCAGAACCAAAATATTCCAGTTTATAAAATGCCTTTGTTGCCTTTTCAtttcacaacaaaacaatttcgcTGCTGGCAGcatttttagttaatttcaTCATTTAAAGAAAAAGCTAACATACCCCTGAAGGGGCTTAAAAAGGTCAAACGATAGAGATACATTCATGATTCTTATTTTTGTACCGTTCGAAGATCCACTGCCATAATacttcaacaacaaaacacagcaGCAATAAACACGCATGCGTTTCGTTCTACAAGGAAAGAccataaatacaatttgtatacaCGTGtatctatattttataattttcacgcaaacatacaaacaaataagaataaaaaacaatttaaatattaaagcgCACAAGAAATCGACAAAAACGACTAACCTTATGcgcattataaaaataaataaaaaataacaagtttaaaattaagtCGAAAAACGTTCATTGTAGATTTGAGTATATAGGCAAGATCCCAGCCCCAGCACATAAGTTTATACATATAGAAATTGAGAAACAAATTTCATGCATAttaactgaaatatatatatatatatatacatacttttataataaattgagAAATCGTACAGAATACTTtaacaagaaacaaaacaagaaaataaaagaaagcaTAAAAACTCCACACAATTCATGTTAAGATataataaaaccaaataaataaaatatttaaaagcaaaaaatcgttacttttttaacttttataaaattattcagGGTAGCTTTTCGATATTGGCGACAATCGAGCTGCAATGAGGCAACATCGATGAGTCAAGccgtatatagtataaaacaCTAAAATTTACCACAatgttttttggtatttttcaatGTGCCTCTACCTCTATAATTAGttaattctttaataataaacataatggAAGCAAGCTCAAAGTTTAAAGGGGATGTGGACAAGACACAAATACCACCGCTAAATCAAAAGCGTATATTAGCTTTTGTTAATCATTTTCTAATAAGTACATGCACTTTTCTCAACGAGTTCGCGTTAAATTGCGAGACCAAATTTGTGCAATTGGAGCGTCAACTACAGCGCACCGAAGCTGCCTTAATTATACTAGAAGCAAAGCTGGCTTCCATTCCCTTGGATAAAGATGAGGGCACTGCCATAAGCGCTACGACAGCTGTTGTAGATGCACCCTTAGAAGATGCCGTCGAGACGCCACCAGAGGAAGTTGAAGAGGAGCCCATAAAAGGCGTGCGGGCATGCGAAGATGTTCGTTACAAGAAGTTCTTCAAAATGCTGCATGTGGGCGTGCCAGCGCCTGccgtaaaacaaaaaatgctcTCAGAGGGTCTGCAACCACAAATGCTAGAGTGAGTAAGCTAAACGTACAACAAATCTAACATTCTTGTAATTAAATCTTGTTTTGCAGTAACCCCGATGAAATTCTCATTGATGGCATCGCCGAGTAGGAAAAAAGAAGCTTGGAAAAGTTCAAATATCTTGTGATCTTGTGATATAGCATTTGTAAATGCtacactttaaaattaaacacacatttgcttaaatttacgtctacaaatttgttttatttcccACTTGTTGCACACCTCATTTGGCATGTAACAAAAGCAGTCCATGTAAACAACTTAAAAACACTTCTGTATAGAAAAGAGCGGGTCATCTTTGTGATCAACGGGCAGCTTAGAACTGAATCATCTGTCCCTTGCGCTTCTTGTCACCACCCAACTCGAAGTGCTTGCAACGCTTCAGAGGAGTCTGCTTGCGGAACTTGCATTCGGTGCACTCCATACGCAGCACAATCTTTTTGGTAGTCTTAGCCtataaagtaaaagaaaatggaTATTAATACTTGTTATCAAATTCTTATCTTACATATTAATAacttgatatttttgtttgcaactGTCGGTTATCTGGAATACCAATAAAATCTTAGCGTCCATTTGCCTTTTTAGGGGCTGCACAGACACAGTTGTTAACATTACTTTTGCACAGTTTTTTTCCCACCAAAAAGCCGAATATTTGTTCAAGGCAATTTAGTTCTACGAAGTGCCATTTTATTTCTTAGTTTGATGAAATGTGAAAAGCTGTCGGATCATTAAATATGCCACTGAAGAGGCAATACTgctgcatttaaatatgcCACACCGAAGCAGCTAAAACTAGATATTAATCTTGCGCTGATTGTCCACCCAAAATAGCCATGTTAGTTTGGTTGGACTATTCGGTCTACTCTAGCGCCAATCTTATGAACATATATGAAAATGGTAGAAGTTAGTCGGTTCATTAAGTACGCCATTTGTAAAACGGTACCGCTGCTTGAGAAACAGCACTAAGATGACCGATTAACCAAAATAATCACAATTGGTAAGTGGACTGTTATAAACAGCGCCAATTTGATTTGTGAGTTAATATCCGTTTTCATTGTGCTTACCTTCTTCCTGAAGATGGGCTTAGTTTGACCACCAAAACCTTGCTGTTTCCTGTCGTAACGACGTCTGCCCTGAGCGCCTTTGCGCTCCTTGGACTTCTTGTACTGCGTCACTTTGTGCAGCTTGTGGCACTTGCATTTCTTGCACAGTGTGCGACGTTGCTTAGGTACGTTCACCTATAAGAAACAAAACCACAAGTCATTACTATAATGTTTGTTTGCGCCAATTGGGAGAATTGTTTGTGCAAGCCGCTTGAGAAAATCTTGTTGGGCaaataatatgcatttaaagTACGCACATTCTTGAAATATCGTATTGAAATCACAAACAACACTTTATTGTATAAGATTCGAACACTTTTACAACATTTTAGTAATTATTGACGCGGATGTTTTACGATTTTCGCTAAAGCCCGCTCCAACACCTACCATCTTGAATAGGAAAGAAGACCCAAAAAGACGGAATTAGAgatgtgcaaaatatacttttgGCGCTGTGACTGCCAAGTTGCCAGTGTTGTAAAGTGAGATTTGTTTGggatatcgatatttttgccATTCGCGCGTATTCATATGAAGGTACGATATAGGTGGCCTCCCCATCACTAGTtagtaaaattaaacaaaaaaattccgcacaaataaaaaaacaggCTGGCTggagaaataataatttttcagCGCACAGACGAGAGTTTGCTACTCCAACGGCCGTGCGCGCCCATGTTGTGTGTGCAATGAACAAAGGCTGGATGAACATGCAGAAGAAACCGAAATACATTAAAACTAAGAGAGGTGTTGTAGTGTgatattgcaatttgcataaaaatgagATTGGGCGACGACGTcgcgacgacaacgacaacagcaacgacgacgacgacgactgtaattaaaatgcaaagaatGTACGCACTGCTGCTACCAACCTTGACATTTTGGATTATCATTATCAGCAGCTTACATTTGCCGCAACCGTCGCAACAAATAACAgtaacatcatcaacaacaacagcgccaTGCGATCGAAGTCGCAAAGTTTTCACCGATCCGTATGGTGAAATTAGCGATGGTCCAACCGGTTATAATTATACACAGGATTCGCATTGTGAATGGCTGATCAAAGCGAAAAATGATAGTCAATTCATTACGCTAACATTCCATAGCATGGGCACCGAGTGTTCCTATGATTACATTTATGTATACGATGGAGACTCCTTCAATTCAACGCTCTTGGGCAGCTTCAGTGGACGCACACAACCCCAGCGTTTGGTGGCACGCAGCGGTAGTGTAAGTAGACACCTCTCCCCTCTTATAATCAATCCCATATATTAGATTACTAATTGATTCTTTTGCAGATGTTGATACTGATGTACAGCGATACAAACTATGTGCTTGATGGTTTTCGTGCTTCCTATTACATATCAAATTGCCTCAACAATTGCCACAATCATGGCAAATGCGTGGGCGACCAGTGTGTCTGCCATGGCGAGTGGGTGGGGCCCGACTGCGAGGACGAGGCGTGCCCACAGAAATGCGGCGAGCAACAGGGACGCGGCAAATGCCAGAAAAGCATTTGTCATTGCTCGCCAGGCTACAGTGGACGTCTGTGCGATCTCAGCGACAATCCAACAGGGAGCAGCTGGCGTTGGCTAGCAACCGATGCCGAGGGCATGACACCGAGAGCTGCTCACACCGCCGTCTACATTGAGGACGAGGATTCGCTATTTGTGTTCGGTGGCTATGATTTGAATAATGTGATCAATACGCTGCAAATCTATCGTTTTCGCACCAGCCAATGGGTGGATGAATGGAATATACCGCTGCAGAGCAGGAGGCACTTTTATCATCCGCAGAAGATTGACCATACGCTGTTGAAAGCGGTGCTGCAGCACAAGAACGAGGATGAGGCCAAGCTGTGGGGTCTGACCAGCGATGTGAGCTTCTTCCGCAACATACTCTATACGCTGGCTGAATCGAATCTGCATCAGCGACGCACACGCTCCTCGCTGCCGCTGACCACAGTTAATGCGAATTCAACGGACGAGGAACTCTCCGAGTATCTGGAGGATATACTCGAAGAGGTCACCGATCATAAGCCGCATGGACGTTATGGTCATGCGGCAGATGTTGTTCCCGGCGGATTTGTAATCTATGGCGGCAAACATGCTAATGGTAGCTTCTACAGTGATCTCTGGCAATATAATACAGTCGAGACGGGTGGCAAATGGAAGCAAATGGCTATTAGATCACAGCTGCAACCGCCAGCATTGGCAAGGCACACGCTAACCACAGCTGCTGGACACTTGTATTTGTTTGGCGGCAGCGTGGAAACTGGAGAATTCTCCTCCAGCATTTATCGCATACCATTACCACTTAGCGAGGACTCGCAGTGGCAGCTGGTTCAGCCACGTGGAGGCAAAACGCTGGACGTGCGTCTGGCGGCACACTCAACGGTTTACTACAGCGCCACCAATTCGTTGATTGTGTTTGGCGGCATTATGACCAGCTTGGCACGCTTCTCCAAGCTATCCGATCGCATTTTTGCCTTTCAATTGGATCAGCTGCATTGGACAGAGATCCTTTATCCACGCACCGCACTGCGCGACACAAACATTCCACGAGAACGCGCCTTTCACACTGCCACCATATCGGGCAACTATATGATTGTCTTTGGCGGCTACACGCATCGTCATAACAAGGATGAAATCTGCTATGATAATCAGATGTATTGGTATCATTTAAGTTGTCACATCTGGATCAATCAGGTGGTCACTGCCGACGACAGCTTGTACCCGAAAACGCAGGGCGTCTTCGCTCAGGCGGCTGCACTACGTCGCAATCACACGCTGCTCATTGTGGGCGGCTATCATGGCAATGTGAATGCCGATCTCTTCGCCTACGAACTGCCCCAGGTGCTGCGTGTGGAGAATACACTCTACAATCACAATCCTGAGATGTCGTGTCGCTTGCATGGATCTCACACCGCGTGCTTGTCGAATCCGGAGTGTGGCTGGTGCTCGGCGGACAGCAGTTGCTATGGACGCACCATTGGCGCCAATTGCACTACAAATCTGCAGACTACACGCTGTCCGGGCATCTGCCCCTCGCTGGGGGATTGCCATGCGTGTCTGGTGCATGGCACCTCGTGGGGAGGTGGCAACAGCGCCGCTGCCGCATTTTCGGTGGCCAGCAAGCTGGGCTTAAACGAATGCACGTGGTGTGTGCAGAATGCACGCTGTCATCATCGCGACGACAACTATGGCATCTGTGGCGAAAGCGCTGGCTGGTGGGGAGAACAGGGGACCGAGATTCGTGAGCCTGAGATGTGCACAAGGAATGATCGACGTCCTGGCTTAACCTACATTAAGTACAATTATCCTGTCAACTATACAATGCCCGATTATGTGGGCATTGTCAATGCCACCATGGTGGACTTTTCTTCGCCGCCACCTGCTGCGTATTTCGAGCAGCGTCAGGAGGGCGAAATGCTCGCCAGATTACTCGGTTTTGTGCGTCCGCAGCAGCAGTGGAGCACCAGCAATGGAAATAATTCGGCCATTCAGGTCTGCAGCAGCTATTCATCGGCAGTGCTGCGTGCTGGACTTGGCACGAATCTTGATACGCTGGAGAACGTGACCAGTCAGAGCTCGAATCAATCGTACTGCAGCAATGTGCAACTGCCAAGCACCGAGCAGCCATTTCTCATCGATTTCCAGgtgagtatatatatattatattcatattataacaaaaataacaccAAATTcgaattttcatttcttattaTGTAGTTGTATAGTTCTTCGTCCATATTCACAGTCTctgaatttatataattttatattattatgtagtcctactatatatatttttattcaattccTTATAGGCCCGTCGTCGCATCGGTcagaataatatttacaacatttaCCAGAAGACGAAGATGGAGCTGCAGCATTTGCACAATGGCCAGCTGAATGCTTTCACCTTCGAATATCTGGAACCCTACTATTCCGGCGATTGCAATCAATACTCCAACTGCTTGCACTGCCTCACAGATGCCTCCTGCTCCTGGTGTCCACTCACCGGCAAATGCCATCTCAAGTCGGTGAACGAGAGCGAAGTGTGCGTGGCACCCGAGGACAACCATTGGGCCTATTTGATCAGCCAGCCCAGTCAGTGTGCCAACTGCTCCAACTATGTGAGCTGCGAGGCTTGCGTCTCAACGCCTGGCAACAGCGAATGTGAATGGTGGCTGGATGATGCACGTTGTGGCCGTATAGGCAAATCAAACAGCAGCGTACGTGCGCTGGGACAGTGTCCACGCCCATGTCGAGAGCGTCGCGGGTGTGATCAGTGTCTGGGCGAGCGGGGACGTTGTGTGTGGTGCGAGGCGAGTGCGCAATGCTTTAGCTTTGCCGTCTACACCAGCGAGTATCAGTTTGGCATGTGCCGGGAATGGATCGACAAGGTGGGCACGACACCCGGGATCGCTGGAGCAACCGCAGGTGCATCCCCTTCTCAGATGACATCATTGATTATGCACT
This window of the Drosophila albomicans strain 15112-1751.03 chromosome 2L, ASM965048v2, whole genome shotgun sequence genome carries:
- the LOC117565885 gene encoding 60S ribosomal protein L44 encodes the protein MVNVPKQRRTLCKKCKCHKLHKVTQYKKSKERKGAQGRRRYDRKQQGFGGQTKPIFRKKAKTTKKIVLRMECTECKFRKQTPLKRCKHFELGGDKKRKGQMIQF
- the LOC117563382 gene encoding striatin-4 isoform X4, whose translation is MGTNSGATAGINNKPVGGAAVLGVGVVTNSSIGGSNVLSNSLGGGLSISGLGGQNANVGGIVSNMGGGGNNSGGNDDSGNGGMGGNPGGGGPNNQQATTPQYTIPGILHFIQHEWSRFELERSQWDVDRAELQARIAMLLGERKCLESLKSDLTRRIKMLEYALRQERAKFYRLKYGTDPPQLNEFKPSSNDDGGLGGDVATDSEVPYSSVSNTTWRQGRQMLRQYLAEIGYTDNIIDVRSNRVRSILGLNNNADHDGGGIGGCGIGGGSGSGGGGENLSPNINGNESNKRASESEVQQSNDAIILDTEAAVMANFEFLGPTEMSDDDEISDDLEMVATDNEDTDVKMAKRPKSGKDMLTEEVDGSLGLGELAQLTVNNESDGAYDANAKDGTGGSAGGAGYRKTWNAKYTLRSHFDGVRSLIFHPEEPVLITASEDNTLKLWNLQKTVQAKKSASLDVEPLYTFRAHTGPVLCLGMSSNGETCYSGGLDGNIECWQLPSPNIDPYDCYDPNVHSGTLEGHTDAVWGLTTMQNNIVSCSADGTVKLWSPYTKEPLLRTYTAAEAEGGPSSVDFVRNEVDHIVVAYNSAHCIIYDTETGKQVIKLEATQEMSGNTGKFINKVVSHPTLPITITAHEDRHIRFWDNTSGTLVHSMVAHLEPVTSLAVDAHGLYLLSGSHDCSIRLWNLDNKTCVQEITAHRKKFDESIFDVAFHATKPYIASAGADGLAKVFV
- the LOC117563382 gene encoding striatin-4 isoform X3 — translated: MGTNSGATAGINNKPVGGAAVLGVGVVTNSSIGGSNVLSNSLGGGLSISGLGGQNANVGGIVSNMGGGGNNSGGNDDSGNGGMGGNPGGGGPNNQQATTPQYTIPGILHFIQHEWSRFELERSQWDVDRAELQARIAMLLGERKCLESLKSDLTRRIKMLEYALRQERAKFYRLKYGTDPPQLNEFKPSSNDDGGLGGDVATDSEVPYSSVSNTTWRQGRQMLRQYLAEIGYTDNIIDVRSNRVRSILGLNNNADHDGGGIGGCGIGGGSGSGGGGENLSPNINGNESNKRASESEGRHTPAKKVQQSNDAIILDTEAAVMANFEFLGPTEMSDDDEISDDLEMVATDNEDTDVKMAKRPKSGKDMLTEEVDGSLGLGELAQLTVNNESDGAYDANAKDGTGGSAGGAGYRKTWNAKYTLRSHFDGVRSLIFHPEEPVLITASEDNTLKLWNLQKTVQAKKSASLDVEPLYTFRAHTGPVLCLGMSSNGETCYSGGLDGNIECWQLPSPNIDPYDCYDPNVHSGTLEGHTDAVWGLTTMQNNIVSCSADGTVKLWSPYTKEPLLRTYTAAEAEGGPSSVDFVRNEVDHIVVAYNSAHCIIYDTETGKQVIKLEATQEMSGNTGKFINKVVSHPTLPITITAHEDRHIRFWDNTSGTLVHSMVAHLEPVTSLAVDAHGLYLLSGSHDCSIRLWNLDNKTCVQEITAHRKKFDESIFDVAFHATKPYIASAGADGLAKVFV
- the LOC117563382 gene encoding striatin-4 isoform X2; its protein translation is MGTNSGATAGINNKPVGGAAVLGVGVVTNSSIGGSNVLSNSLGGGLSISGLGGQNANVGGIVSNMGGGGNNSGGNDDSGNGGMGGNPGGGGPNNQQATTPQYTIPGILHFIQHEWSRFELERSQWDVDRAELQARIAMLLGERKCLESLKSDLTRRIKMLEYALRQERAKFYRLKYGTDPPQLNEFKPSSNDDGGLGGDVATDSEVPYSSVSNTTWRQGRQMLRQYLAEIGYTDNIIDVRSNRVRSILGLNNNADHDGGGIGGCGIGGGSGSGGGGENLSPNINGNESNKRASESEVQQSNDAIILDTEAAVMANFEFLGPTEMSDDDEISDDLEMVATDNEDTDVKMAKRPKSGKDMLTEDLEAEVGEQLLNDMNLMTEEVDGSLGLGELAQLTVNNESDGAYDANAKDGTGGSAGGAGYRKTWNAKYTLRSHFDGVRSLIFHPEEPVLITASEDNTLKLWNLQKTVQAKKSASLDVEPLYTFRAHTGPVLCLGMSSNGETCYSGGLDGNIECWQLPSPNIDPYDCYDPNVHSGTLEGHTDAVWGLTTMQNNIVSCSADGTVKLWSPYTKEPLLRTYTAAEAEGGPSSVDFVRNEVDHIVVAYNSAHCIIYDTETGKQVIKLEATQEMSGNTGKFINKVVSHPTLPITITAHEDRHIRFWDNTSGTLVHSMVAHLEPVTSLAVDAHGLYLLSGSHDCSIRLWNLDNKTCVQEITAHRKKFDESIFDVAFHATKPYIASAGADGLAKVFV
- the LOC117563382 gene encoding striatin-4 isoform X1; translated protein: MGTNSGATAGINNKPVGGAAVLGVGVVTNSSIGGSNVLSNSLGGGLSISGLGGQNANVGGIVSNMGGGGNNSGGNDDSGNGGMGGNPGGGGPNNQQATTPQYTIPGILHFIQHEWSRFELERSQWDVDRAELQARIAMLLGERKCLESLKSDLTRRIKMLEYALRQERAKFYRLKYGTDPPQLNEFKPSSNDDGGLGGDVATDSEVPYSSVSNTTWRQGRQMLRQYLAEIGYTDNIIDVRSNRVRSILGLNNNADHDGGGIGGCGIGGGSGSGGGGENLSPNINGNESNKRASESEGRHTPAKKVQQSNDAIILDTEAAVMANFEFLGPTEMSDDDEISDDLEMVATDNEDTDVKMAKRPKSGKDMLTEDLEAEVGEQLLNDMNLMTEEVDGSLGLGELAQLTVNNESDGAYDANAKDGTGGSAGGAGYRKTWNAKYTLRSHFDGVRSLIFHPEEPVLITASEDNTLKLWNLQKTVQAKKSASLDVEPLYTFRAHTGPVLCLGMSSNGETCYSGGLDGNIECWQLPSPNIDPYDCYDPNVHSGTLEGHTDAVWGLTTMQNNIVSCSADGTVKLWSPYTKEPLLRTYTAAEAEGGPSSVDFVRNEVDHIVVAYNSAHCIIYDTETGKQVIKLEATQEMSGNTGKFINKVVSHPTLPITITAHEDRHIRFWDNTSGTLVHSMVAHLEPVTSLAVDAHGLYLLSGSHDCSIRLWNLDNKTCVQEITAHRKKFDESIFDVAFHATKPYIASAGADGLAKVFV
- the LOC117565884 gene encoding WASH complex subunit 3 — translated: MEASSKFKGDVDKTQIPPLNQKRILAFVNHFLISTCTFLNEFALNCETKFVQLERQLQRTEAALIILEAKLASIPLDKDEGTAISATTAVVDAPLEDAVETPPEEVEEEPIKGVRACEDVRYKKFFKMLHVGVPAPAVKQKMLSEGLQPQMLDNPDEILIDGIAE